The nucleotide sequence GCCGATAATCTGCCGTAGTCCGCCTTTGAGTTTCAGCACAGCAGGTACGCCCGCGTCTCCGTACACGTAGCCGCCGCCGGTCCGGTCGAAGTTGCCGTTGGCGGTCAGAGCAGCTGGGTTGTTGGGGTCCCACACGCCGTCGTCGTTGCCAACGGTGGAGGCGAGGGTGGTGTAGGCTTCCGTGTTGGGCCTAACCTGCGTATCGGGGGTGTTGAGTTCGTGCGATTTAGTGCCGATGATGTAGCCCAATTCGGCCGTGGCCACAACCAGCGCCGCAATCAGCCACTTGTTGCTTGATTTGGGCTTGGCTACCACCGGGGCAGTGGCTGGCATCCATCGTTCGTGGAGAGCCGGAGTGAGCAGTTCCGGGATGGTAGCTACTTCCTGTTGGCTGAACTGCGTGCGCAGCGCCTGGGCCATGGTATCGGCTGTCCAGTTGTTTTCGCGGGCTTGCTTGCCAAGCACACCCAAGGCCACCGGCATCACCAAATTAATCAAGCTCACCACCGTTTTCTGCTGAATGCCAGTGGAAGTGACAATCCCGTTGATGGTTCCGAAGTAGCGGTCTTTGAGCACCGATTTCATAAGGTCGGCGCCGCGGTCGGGCGTTACGGCCAACTCTTGCTTCACGTGCTCTACGTGGAGCGCCTCGGCTTTGCTGTTGGCCTCCTGGGCCATGGCGTATACTGCATCCCGGCCGCCCACTTGCTCGCTCAGCTCCGATAGATTGCTCATTACCAGCGTGATAATGTGCGGCAGCGCCAGCTTTGTACTTACTTCCTGCTCTACTCCAACCCCGTTTGCTTTGGTCAGATCATTGCGTAGGATAAAGCGTTTGATTTCTTCCGCTAGATTTTGGCTTGTAACCATACAGGAGGGCTCGTAGTGAAATACAAGATAATCCAATTAAATACCGAATTATCATTAATCCGTACATACGTGCTTCAGCCGGAACCAGATTGATCTGCAACCATACGACCTGGTTTTTTGGTCAGTAACGAGGCAGTGTTTCGGGGCGCCACCCACCGACGAACCCGGCTGGTCGCCTAGTCGCGGAGGGCTGGCCGCAGGGGAGCCGCCACCGACTTTATTTTGAGCGTTCCGGTCTTCAATCCAGGGGCTGAAGCTGTGAGCGTAAGGTCGCCGGGCGCTTGGGTTGACTGCACCAGCACCTGCACCAAACCATTGAATGCCTTGCGTTTCCAGGTGGGAGCAGGCGTAAACACTTGGATGGTACCTGGGTTCGTGTTGGTGACATCCCAGGGCCGTTTCTTGACCAAGGGCGTGGCCGCAATGGCAACCGTATTTTTGCCGGGCTTGAGGATAGCCTTGTCAAGTTTGAAGACGTTGCCAACCACCTCTTCTTTGATGTTTTCGGCAA is from Hymenobacter tibetensis and encodes:
- a CDS encoding OmpA family protein — encoded protein: MVTSQNLAEEIKRFILRNDLTKANGVGVEQEVSTKLALPHIITLVMSNLSELSEQVGGRDAVYAMAQEANSKAEALHVEHVKQELAVTPDRGADLMKSVLKDRYFGTINGIVTSTGIQQKTVVSLINLVMPVALGVLGKQARENNWTADTMAQALRTQFSQQEVATIPELLTPALHERWMPATAPVVAKPKSSNKWLIAALVVATAELGYIIGTKSHELNTPDTQVRPNTEAYTTLASTVGNDDGVWDPNNPAALTANGNFDRTGGGYVYGDAGVPAVLKLKGGLRQIIGSNSTENKLYQFLSDPGTEVDEVSPTRGWIGFDRIYFESNKAVLTNESMWQLSNVASILQTFPNAKVRIGGYTDSSGNPLSNLKLSRERAEAAKATLLKFGVDPSSVEAIGYGSLDNIASNDTPDGRSLNRRVSIRVMEK